From one Pseudopipra pipra isolate bDixPip1 chromosome 2, bDixPip1.hap1, whole genome shotgun sequence genomic stretch:
- the ZC3H12C gene encoding probable ribonuclease ZC3H12C isoform X2, producing the protein MSVCFPANEYGTLYIQEYKKNNKVESSTCSSFMGLKDHLGHDLGHLYVGSTGTQINAIVPWSVVEKPTMDKVNSRKEDVEKEASEETSGSSSCDSEESTNSDNDSERLNNSASESHLLPKTHRELCRSPCLEPHILKRNEILQDFRIEEAQIVPKEVKKPPDVVKEYQTKLEFALKLGYSEEQVQLVLNKLGTDALINDILGELVKLGNKTETDQTVTNANTSVMREASSLESQRSESPLQEDVTEDGDNLRPIVIDGSNVAMSHGNKEVFSCRGIKLAVDWFLERGHKDVTVFVPAWRKEQSRPDALITDQEILRKLEKEKILVFTPSRRVQGRRVVCYDDRFIVKLAFESDGIIVSNDNYRDLANEKPEWKKFIDERLLMYSFVNDKFMPPDDPLGRHGPSLDNFLRKKPIVPEHKKQPCPYGKKCTYGHKCKYYHPERGNQPQRSVADELRAMSRSTAAKTTSEGGLVKSNSVPCSTKNDSTSELKRAAPKRQSDPSIRTQVYQDLEEKLPTKNKLETRSVPSLVSIPSSSAGKAQSTAPLTNGLPSGVHFPPQDQRPQGQYPTVMMATKNHGTPMPYDQYPKCESPVDVGYYSMLSAYSNLSISGPRSPERRFSLDTDYRISSVASDCSSEGSISCGSSDSYVGYSDRSYMSSPDPQLEENLKCQHMHPHGRLNTPPFLQSYHEPLTRVQSYGHEEPKHHHKSPIPYMAVHLQHPIVGARSSCPNDYSTSQSSPHSKTMHLGRALVSTRIDSISDSRLYDNSPLRHRKPYSGQDGLGGWDRQSYGMDAYGYRQTYSLPSNPTQPCYEQFAFQSLPEQQDQTWRVPYCGIPQDPPRHQDTREKVYINLCNIFPPDLVRIVMKKNPHVTDAQQLAAAILVEKSQLGY; encoded by the exons atgtctgtgtgttttccagcgAAC gAATACGGAACACTTTATATTCAGGAatacaagaaaaacaacaagGTGGAGTCAAGTACATGCAGCAGCTTCATGGGCTTGAAGGATCATCTGGGGCATGACTTAGGCCACCTTTATGTGGGGAGCACTGGCACACAAATAAATGCAATTGTACCTTGGTCAGTGGTGGAGAAGCCAACAATGGATAAGGTTAATTCTAGGAAAGAAGATGTAGAAAAGGAGGCATCTGAAGAGACTTCCGGAAGCTCCAGCTGTGACTCTGAAGAAAGCACAAATTCTGATAATGATTCAGAGAGACTGAATAATTCTGCATCGGAGTCACATTTATTGCCTAAGACTCACCGAGAGCTGTGCCGATCTCCTTGCTTAGAGCCTCATATactaaaaagaaatgaaatcttGCAAGACTTTAGGATAGAAGAGGCTCAGATAGTACCTAAGGAAGTCAAAAAGCCCCCTGATGTGGTGAAAGAATATCAAACCAAACTGGAGTTTGCACTTAAGTTGGGTTACTCTGAAGAGCAGGTTCAACTTGTACTCAATAAACTTGGTACTGATGCTTTAATAAATGATATTTTGGGAGAACTTGTCAAACTTGGGAATAAAACTGAGACTGATCAGACTGTAACTAATGCTAACACTAGTGTAATGCGTGAAGCATCTTCCCTAGAGTCTCAGAGGTCAGAGTCTCCACTGCAGGAGGATGTGACAGAGGATGGTGACAACCTGAGGCCAATAGTTATTGATGGCAGCAATGTTGCAATGAG CCACGGGAacaaagaagtattttcttGTCGAGGAATCAAATTGGCAGTAGACTGGTTTTTGGAAAGAGGCCACAAGGATGTTACTGTGTTTGTGCCAGCATGGAGGAAAGAACAGTCAAGACCTGATGCTCTTATAACAG ATCAAGAAATCTTGCGTAAATTAGAAAAGGAGAAGATTCTTGTGTTCACACCATCCCGGCGAGTGCAAGGGAGAAGGGTGGTGTGCTACGATGACCGATTTATAGTGAAGTTGGCCTTTGAATCAGATGGCATCATTGTTTCTAATGACAATTACAGGGATCTAGCTAATGAAAAGCCAGAATGGAAGAAGTTCATAGATGAGCGCTTGTTGATGTATTCATTTGTTAATGACAA aTTTATGCCTCCTGATGATCCTCTTGGCCGCCATGGTCCAAGTCTGGACAATTTTCTTAGGAAGAAGCCTATTGTGCCAGAACATAAGAAGCAACCATGTCCCTATG GGAAGAAATGTACCTATGGACACAAATGCAAATACTATCATCCAGAAAGAGGAAATCAGCCTCAGCGATCTGTAGCTGATGAACTTCGTGCCATGTCTAGAAGCACAGCTGCCAAAACTACAAGTGAAGGAGGACTGGTAAAAAGCAATAGTGTTCCCTGTAGCACTAAAAATGATAGCACTTCTGAGCTGAAGCGTGCTGCTCCAAAGAGGCAATCGGATCCTAGTATAAGGACTCAAGTCTATCAAGACTTGGAGGAAAAGCTTCCCACCAAAAACAAATTGGAAACCAGGTCGGTACCTTCTTTAGTTAGTATACCAAGTTCCTCTGCTGGAAAAGCCCAAAGTACTGCACCTTTAACTAACGGCCTTCCATCCGGAGTTCACTTCCCACCTCAGGATCAAAGACCACAGGGCCAGTATCCTACAGTGATGATGGCAACCAAAAATCATGGAACGCCAATGCCTTATGACCAGTATCCAAAATGTGAATCTCCGGTGGATGTAGGGTATTACTCTATGCTGAGTGCATATTCAAATCTAAGTATATCTGGTCCACGTAGTCCCGAAAGGCGCTTCTCCTTGGACACAGATTATAGGATTAGCTCTGTAGCTTCCGACTGCAGCAGTGAAGGGAGCATTAGCTGTGGCAGTAGTGATTCCTACGTGGGTTACAGCGATCGCTCTTACATGAGTTCGCCTGACCCACAGCTGGAGGAGAACTTGAAGTGCCAACATATGCACCCCCATGGCCGCCTTAACACTCCGCCCTTCCTACAGAGCTACCACGAGCCTCTCACACGAGTGCAAAGCTATGGTCATGAAGAACCAAAGCATCACCACAAATCTCCTATTCCATACATGGCTGTGCATCTGCAGCATCCAATAGTTGGCGCTCGGTCTAGTTGTCCGAACGACTACTCCACATCTCAGAGTTCGCCACATTCAAAAACCATGCACCTGGGGAGAGCCCTTGTATCCACGAGAATAGACAGCATTTCAGACTCACGCTTGTATGATAATTCTCCTTTAAGACACAGAAAGCCTTATTCTGGCCAAGATGGGCTCGGAGGTTGGGATAGGCAGAGTTATGGGATGGATGCATATGGCTACCGCCAAACCTACTCCTTGCCAAGTAACCCCACACAGCCATGTTATGAGCAGTTTGCCTTCCAAAGCCTCCCTGAACAGCAGGACCAGACTTGGCGTGTACCTTACTGTGGAATCCCTCAAGACCCTCCAAGGCACCAAGACACCCGCGAGAAGGTTTACATTAACCTCTGCAACATCTTCCCCCCTGATCTTGTCAGGATCGTCATGAAGAAGAACCCTCACGTGACGGACGCTCAGCAGCTCGCTGCAGCCATCTTAGTGGAAAAATCTCAGCTAGGTTATTGA
- the ZC3H12C gene encoding probable ribonuclease ZC3H12C isoform X1, with amino-acid sequence MRAAAAGEVKATLRPLLPPAVAAASGLQEYGTLYIQEYKKNNKVESSTCSSFMGLKDHLGHDLGHLYVGSTGTQINAIVPWSVVEKPTMDKVNSRKEDVEKEASEETSGSSSCDSEESTNSDNDSERLNNSASESHLLPKTHRELCRSPCLEPHILKRNEILQDFRIEEAQIVPKEVKKPPDVVKEYQTKLEFALKLGYSEEQVQLVLNKLGTDALINDILGELVKLGNKTETDQTVTNANTSVMREASSLESQRSESPLQEDVTEDGDNLRPIVIDGSNVAMSHGNKEVFSCRGIKLAVDWFLERGHKDVTVFVPAWRKEQSRPDALITDQEILRKLEKEKILVFTPSRRVQGRRVVCYDDRFIVKLAFESDGIIVSNDNYRDLANEKPEWKKFIDERLLMYSFVNDKFMPPDDPLGRHGPSLDNFLRKKPIVPEHKKQPCPYGKKCTYGHKCKYYHPERGNQPQRSVADELRAMSRSTAAKTTSEGGLVKSNSVPCSTKNDSTSELKRAAPKRQSDPSIRTQVYQDLEEKLPTKNKLETRSVPSLVSIPSSSAGKAQSTAPLTNGLPSGVHFPPQDQRPQGQYPTVMMATKNHGTPMPYDQYPKCESPVDVGYYSMLSAYSNLSISGPRSPERRFSLDTDYRISSVASDCSSEGSISCGSSDSYVGYSDRSYMSSPDPQLEENLKCQHMHPHGRLNTPPFLQSYHEPLTRVQSYGHEEPKHHHKSPIPYMAVHLQHPIVGARSSCPNDYSTSQSSPHSKTMHLGRALVSTRIDSISDSRLYDNSPLRHRKPYSGQDGLGGWDRQSYGMDAYGYRQTYSLPSNPTQPCYEQFAFQSLPEQQDQTWRVPYCGIPQDPPRHQDTREKVYINLCNIFPPDLVRIVMKKNPHVTDAQQLAAAILVEKSQLGY; translated from the exons gAATACGGAACACTTTATATTCAGGAatacaagaaaaacaacaagGTGGAGTCAAGTACATGCAGCAGCTTCATGGGCTTGAAGGATCATCTGGGGCATGACTTAGGCCACCTTTATGTGGGGAGCACTGGCACACAAATAAATGCAATTGTACCTTGGTCAGTGGTGGAGAAGCCAACAATGGATAAGGTTAATTCTAGGAAAGAAGATGTAGAAAAGGAGGCATCTGAAGAGACTTCCGGAAGCTCCAGCTGTGACTCTGAAGAAAGCACAAATTCTGATAATGATTCAGAGAGACTGAATAATTCTGCATCGGAGTCACATTTATTGCCTAAGACTCACCGAGAGCTGTGCCGATCTCCTTGCTTAGAGCCTCATATactaaaaagaaatgaaatcttGCAAGACTTTAGGATAGAAGAGGCTCAGATAGTACCTAAGGAAGTCAAAAAGCCCCCTGATGTGGTGAAAGAATATCAAACCAAACTGGAGTTTGCACTTAAGTTGGGTTACTCTGAAGAGCAGGTTCAACTTGTACTCAATAAACTTGGTACTGATGCTTTAATAAATGATATTTTGGGAGAACTTGTCAAACTTGGGAATAAAACTGAGACTGATCAGACTGTAACTAATGCTAACACTAGTGTAATGCGTGAAGCATCTTCCCTAGAGTCTCAGAGGTCAGAGTCTCCACTGCAGGAGGATGTGACAGAGGATGGTGACAACCTGAGGCCAATAGTTATTGATGGCAGCAATGTTGCAATGAG CCACGGGAacaaagaagtattttcttGTCGAGGAATCAAATTGGCAGTAGACTGGTTTTTGGAAAGAGGCCACAAGGATGTTACTGTGTTTGTGCCAGCATGGAGGAAAGAACAGTCAAGACCTGATGCTCTTATAACAG ATCAAGAAATCTTGCGTAAATTAGAAAAGGAGAAGATTCTTGTGTTCACACCATCCCGGCGAGTGCAAGGGAGAAGGGTGGTGTGCTACGATGACCGATTTATAGTGAAGTTGGCCTTTGAATCAGATGGCATCATTGTTTCTAATGACAATTACAGGGATCTAGCTAATGAAAAGCCAGAATGGAAGAAGTTCATAGATGAGCGCTTGTTGATGTATTCATTTGTTAATGACAA aTTTATGCCTCCTGATGATCCTCTTGGCCGCCATGGTCCAAGTCTGGACAATTTTCTTAGGAAGAAGCCTATTGTGCCAGAACATAAGAAGCAACCATGTCCCTATG GGAAGAAATGTACCTATGGACACAAATGCAAATACTATCATCCAGAAAGAGGAAATCAGCCTCAGCGATCTGTAGCTGATGAACTTCGTGCCATGTCTAGAAGCACAGCTGCCAAAACTACAAGTGAAGGAGGACTGGTAAAAAGCAATAGTGTTCCCTGTAGCACTAAAAATGATAGCACTTCTGAGCTGAAGCGTGCTGCTCCAAAGAGGCAATCGGATCCTAGTATAAGGACTCAAGTCTATCAAGACTTGGAGGAAAAGCTTCCCACCAAAAACAAATTGGAAACCAGGTCGGTACCTTCTTTAGTTAGTATACCAAGTTCCTCTGCTGGAAAAGCCCAAAGTACTGCACCTTTAACTAACGGCCTTCCATCCGGAGTTCACTTCCCACCTCAGGATCAAAGACCACAGGGCCAGTATCCTACAGTGATGATGGCAACCAAAAATCATGGAACGCCAATGCCTTATGACCAGTATCCAAAATGTGAATCTCCGGTGGATGTAGGGTATTACTCTATGCTGAGTGCATATTCAAATCTAAGTATATCTGGTCCACGTAGTCCCGAAAGGCGCTTCTCCTTGGACACAGATTATAGGATTAGCTCTGTAGCTTCCGACTGCAGCAGTGAAGGGAGCATTAGCTGTGGCAGTAGTGATTCCTACGTGGGTTACAGCGATCGCTCTTACATGAGTTCGCCTGACCCACAGCTGGAGGAGAACTTGAAGTGCCAACATATGCACCCCCATGGCCGCCTTAACACTCCGCCCTTCCTACAGAGCTACCACGAGCCTCTCACACGAGTGCAAAGCTATGGTCATGAAGAACCAAAGCATCACCACAAATCTCCTATTCCATACATGGCTGTGCATCTGCAGCATCCAATAGTTGGCGCTCGGTCTAGTTGTCCGAACGACTACTCCACATCTCAGAGTTCGCCACATTCAAAAACCATGCACCTGGGGAGAGCCCTTGTATCCACGAGAATAGACAGCATTTCAGACTCACGCTTGTATGATAATTCTCCTTTAAGACACAGAAAGCCTTATTCTGGCCAAGATGGGCTCGGAGGTTGGGATAGGCAGAGTTATGGGATGGATGCATATGGCTACCGCCAAACCTACTCCTTGCCAAGTAACCCCACACAGCCATGTTATGAGCAGTTTGCCTTCCAAAGCCTCCCTGAACAGCAGGACCAGACTTGGCGTGTACCTTACTGTGGAATCCCTCAAGACCCTCCAAGGCACCAAGACACCCGCGAGAAGGTTTACATTAACCTCTGCAACATCTTCCCCCCTGATCTTGTCAGGATCGTCATGAAGAAGAACCCTCACGTGACGGACGCTCAGCAGCTCGCTGCAGCCATCTTAGTGGAAAAATCTCAGCTAGGTTATTGA
- the ZC3H12C gene encoding probable ribonuclease ZC3H12C isoform X3, translated as MGLKDHLGHDLGHLYVGSTGTQINAIVPWSVVEKPTMDKVNSRKEDVEKEASEETSGSSSCDSEESTNSDNDSERLNNSASESHLLPKTHRELCRSPCLEPHILKRNEILQDFRIEEAQIVPKEVKKPPDVVKEYQTKLEFALKLGYSEEQVQLVLNKLGTDALINDILGELVKLGNKTETDQTVTNANTSVMREASSLESQRSESPLQEDVTEDGDNLRPIVIDGSNVAMSHGNKEVFSCRGIKLAVDWFLERGHKDVTVFVPAWRKEQSRPDALITDQEILRKLEKEKILVFTPSRRVQGRRVVCYDDRFIVKLAFESDGIIVSNDNYRDLANEKPEWKKFIDERLLMYSFVNDKFMPPDDPLGRHGPSLDNFLRKKPIVPEHKKQPCPYGKKCTYGHKCKYYHPERGNQPQRSVADELRAMSRSTAAKTTSEGGLVKSNSVPCSTKNDSTSELKRAAPKRQSDPSIRTQVYQDLEEKLPTKNKLETRSVPSLVSIPSSSAGKAQSTAPLTNGLPSGVHFPPQDQRPQGQYPTVMMATKNHGTPMPYDQYPKCESPVDVGYYSMLSAYSNLSISGPRSPERRFSLDTDYRISSVASDCSSEGSISCGSSDSYVGYSDRSYMSSPDPQLEENLKCQHMHPHGRLNTPPFLQSYHEPLTRVQSYGHEEPKHHHKSPIPYMAVHLQHPIVGARSSCPNDYSTSQSSPHSKTMHLGRALVSTRIDSISDSRLYDNSPLRHRKPYSGQDGLGGWDRQSYGMDAYGYRQTYSLPSNPTQPCYEQFAFQSLPEQQDQTWRVPYCGIPQDPPRHQDTREKVYINLCNIFPPDLVRIVMKKNPHVTDAQQLAAAILVEKSQLGY; from the exons ATGGGCTTGAAGGATCATCTGGGGCATGACTTAGGCCACCTTTATGTGGGGAGCACTGGCACACAAATAAATGCAATTGTACCTTGGTCAGTGGTGGAGAAGCCAACAATGGATAAGGTTAATTCTAGGAAAGAAGATGTAGAAAAGGAGGCATCTGAAGAGACTTCCGGAAGCTCCAGCTGTGACTCTGAAGAAAGCACAAATTCTGATAATGATTCAGAGAGACTGAATAATTCTGCATCGGAGTCACATTTATTGCCTAAGACTCACCGAGAGCTGTGCCGATCTCCTTGCTTAGAGCCTCATATactaaaaagaaatgaaatcttGCAAGACTTTAGGATAGAAGAGGCTCAGATAGTACCTAAGGAAGTCAAAAAGCCCCCTGATGTGGTGAAAGAATATCAAACCAAACTGGAGTTTGCACTTAAGTTGGGTTACTCTGAAGAGCAGGTTCAACTTGTACTCAATAAACTTGGTACTGATGCTTTAATAAATGATATTTTGGGAGAACTTGTCAAACTTGGGAATAAAACTGAGACTGATCAGACTGTAACTAATGCTAACACTAGTGTAATGCGTGAAGCATCTTCCCTAGAGTCTCAGAGGTCAGAGTCTCCACTGCAGGAGGATGTGACAGAGGATGGTGACAACCTGAGGCCAATAGTTATTGATGGCAGCAATGTTGCAATGAG CCACGGGAacaaagaagtattttcttGTCGAGGAATCAAATTGGCAGTAGACTGGTTTTTGGAAAGAGGCCACAAGGATGTTACTGTGTTTGTGCCAGCATGGAGGAAAGAACAGTCAAGACCTGATGCTCTTATAACAG ATCAAGAAATCTTGCGTAAATTAGAAAAGGAGAAGATTCTTGTGTTCACACCATCCCGGCGAGTGCAAGGGAGAAGGGTGGTGTGCTACGATGACCGATTTATAGTGAAGTTGGCCTTTGAATCAGATGGCATCATTGTTTCTAATGACAATTACAGGGATCTAGCTAATGAAAAGCCAGAATGGAAGAAGTTCATAGATGAGCGCTTGTTGATGTATTCATTTGTTAATGACAA aTTTATGCCTCCTGATGATCCTCTTGGCCGCCATGGTCCAAGTCTGGACAATTTTCTTAGGAAGAAGCCTATTGTGCCAGAACATAAGAAGCAACCATGTCCCTATG GGAAGAAATGTACCTATGGACACAAATGCAAATACTATCATCCAGAAAGAGGAAATCAGCCTCAGCGATCTGTAGCTGATGAACTTCGTGCCATGTCTAGAAGCACAGCTGCCAAAACTACAAGTGAAGGAGGACTGGTAAAAAGCAATAGTGTTCCCTGTAGCACTAAAAATGATAGCACTTCTGAGCTGAAGCGTGCTGCTCCAAAGAGGCAATCGGATCCTAGTATAAGGACTCAAGTCTATCAAGACTTGGAGGAAAAGCTTCCCACCAAAAACAAATTGGAAACCAGGTCGGTACCTTCTTTAGTTAGTATACCAAGTTCCTCTGCTGGAAAAGCCCAAAGTACTGCACCTTTAACTAACGGCCTTCCATCCGGAGTTCACTTCCCACCTCAGGATCAAAGACCACAGGGCCAGTATCCTACAGTGATGATGGCAACCAAAAATCATGGAACGCCAATGCCTTATGACCAGTATCCAAAATGTGAATCTCCGGTGGATGTAGGGTATTACTCTATGCTGAGTGCATATTCAAATCTAAGTATATCTGGTCCACGTAGTCCCGAAAGGCGCTTCTCCTTGGACACAGATTATAGGATTAGCTCTGTAGCTTCCGACTGCAGCAGTGAAGGGAGCATTAGCTGTGGCAGTAGTGATTCCTACGTGGGTTACAGCGATCGCTCTTACATGAGTTCGCCTGACCCACAGCTGGAGGAGAACTTGAAGTGCCAACATATGCACCCCCATGGCCGCCTTAACACTCCGCCCTTCCTACAGAGCTACCACGAGCCTCTCACACGAGTGCAAAGCTATGGTCATGAAGAACCAAAGCATCACCACAAATCTCCTATTCCATACATGGCTGTGCATCTGCAGCATCCAATAGTTGGCGCTCGGTCTAGTTGTCCGAACGACTACTCCACATCTCAGAGTTCGCCACATTCAAAAACCATGCACCTGGGGAGAGCCCTTGTATCCACGAGAATAGACAGCATTTCAGACTCACGCTTGTATGATAATTCTCCTTTAAGACACAGAAAGCCTTATTCTGGCCAAGATGGGCTCGGAGGTTGGGATAGGCAGAGTTATGGGATGGATGCATATGGCTACCGCCAAACCTACTCCTTGCCAAGTAACCCCACACAGCCATGTTATGAGCAGTTTGCCTTCCAAAGCCTCCCTGAACAGCAGGACCAGACTTGGCGTGTACCTTACTGTGGAATCCCTCAAGACCCTCCAAGGCACCAAGACACCCGCGAGAAGGTTTACATTAACCTCTGCAACATCTTCCCCCCTGATCTTGTCAGGATCGTCATGAAGAAGAACCCTCACGTGACGGACGCTCAGCAGCTCGCTGCAGCCATCTTAGTGGAAAAATCTCAGCTAGGTTATTGA